A part of Astyanax mexicanus isolate ESR-SI-001 chromosome 2, AstMex3_surface, whole genome shotgun sequence genomic DNA contains:
- the ccnc gene encoding cyclin-C, with protein MAGNFWQSSHYLQWVLDKQDLLKERQKDLKFLTEEEYWKLQIFFANVIQALGEHLKLRQQVIATATVYFKRFYARYSLKSIDPVLMAPTCVFLASKVEEFGVVSNTRLISAATSVLKTRFSYAFPKEFPYRMNHILECEFYLLELMDCCLIVYHPYRPLLQYVQDMGQEDMLLPLAWRIVNDTYRTDLCLLYPPFMIALACLHVACVVQQKDARQWFAELSVDMDKILEIIRVILKLYDQWKNFDDRKEMPAVLNKVPKPKPPPNSENDQSSNGNQNSSYSQS; from the exons CTTACAGTGGGTGCTGGATAAGCAGGACCTGTTGAAAGAACGTCAGAAAGACCTGAAGTTTCTCACAGAGGAGGAGTACTGGAAGCTGCAGATATTTTTTGCAAATG TGATCCAGGCCTTAGGGGAACACTTGAAACTTAGGCAGCAGGTCATCGCCACCGCAACTGTGTACTTTAAACGCTTTTATGCAAG GTATTCTTTAAAGAGTATAGACCCGGTATTGATGGCACCTACCTGTGTGTTTCTAGCATCTAAGGTTGAG GAGTTTGGAGTAGTTTCAAACACTCGCCTTATTTCTGCTGcaacctctgtgt tgaaaacTCGATTCTCCTATGCCTTTCCTAAGGAGTTTCCATATAGAATGAACCAT ATCTTGGAATGTGAGTTCTACCTGCTGGAGCTAATG GATTGCTGTCTGATTGTGTACCACCCTTATAGACCTTTATTGCAGTATGTTCAGGATATGGGTCAGGAAGACATGCTCCTTCCCCTGGCTTG gaGAATAGTGAATGATACATACAGGACGGACTTGTGCCTACTGTATCCACCCTTCATGATAGCCCTTG CTTGTTTGCATGTTGCGTGTGTTGTGCAGCAGAAAGATGCCCGGCAGTGGTTTGCTGAGCTCTCTGTGGACATGGATAAG ATCCTGGAAATCATTCGAGTAATCCTGAAGCTCTATGATCAGTGGAAGAATTTTGATGACCGGAAGGAAATGCCTGCTGTATTAAACAAGGTGCCCAAGCCCAAGCCCCCACCCAATAG TGAGAATGACCAGAGCTCCAATGGCAATCAAAACAGCTCATACAGTCAGTCCTAA